Below is a window of Scylla paramamosain isolate STU-SP2022 chromosome 14, ASM3559412v1, whole genome shotgun sequence DNA.
cagagctagttccttcctctcctccaccctctgactacttcatgctgccttttaaaattcttcgcaatgatgttttccatgccctcactggcctaaaccctttgAAGGCATATGgagctgatggggtccctcctgttgttctatgaaactgcacctctgtgctagtaccttgcctagttaaactctttcaagccctctaatatatatatatatatatatatatatatatatatatatatatatatatatatatatatatatatatatatatatatatatatatattagagggcTTTTTTTGATTAGATATTATTTAAGTATTGAAAGCAGTACGCCCCTGCCGAGATAGGTAGGATTAGCGTCTCTAGGAGCCTGTGGTGCCTCTGTAATTTGAAGAGATATCTTTTGACACTGACTCCTCGGCGCTGGCCAGGTGATTTGGCATATTGGGGAGCAGTTGTGTGGCTCCTCTTTTGCCTGATGGTTGTAATGTTCATGTATCCTTAGTGTTTTGTGCTATTAAATGTGGCTGGTTCTAGAAGCTCTGCTGAGAGTTTTGGAGCCAGAGGATATAAAGATACTTTGCTGGTTGTGGTTGTTTCCTCTGACACCGAGTCTTACCGTGAACAGGCGGTACTGGCCTGTTCACAGAGAGACTGTAAATAAACAGCTAGCCAACAGAAGGATATATTGTTCTGTGAGTGTGGGTGGTTCTGTCTCTGGTGGGAGATGGCTCACAGTATATTATAAACCTCATAGGTGTGGGTTTTTTGTCGTAGCTGTGCCTCCCTAGAACGTGGTTGAGATTTTTTCTCAGCAAATTGAAGTGATTTGACAGTTGTAATACTTCCTTCCCTGTTGGTGGGTGGAACAGGGTAGCGACCTCACCTTTGTTAATCGCTGCAGGAGACCAGAAGGATCCCGTATATGTGTATTTGTGCCCTGCACTAGACTGCATAGAAGGTAGCTGACCTGAGTTAGTAGCAGCTATGAGAGAGACTGAACTTGGTGTCATAACAACATATAttgttcttttcatcatcagcTCATTTTGAGAAGGTtggttattcatgaatttctgCTGTTATGTTCAAGTTGCATGCTTGTGGTAAGTCACTCATTGACTCTTGTCATTACCCATAATAACAAAGTATTAGTTTACTGATGCATATTGTATATGGCTCATACCACTGGAACATTTATGATGAATTTTATGCTTCCTCATGTGAACAACGTATCATgaaaaattttcatttattgattGGTTTTTCTGTTGTACTGTTTTACTGTCAGGCGATGTCATCTTACAATTGAACTATGGCTTTTAGGTTATCAAAGGTTATTTCCAAGAATCTTTTTGCCATTTCCCTTGTGAGCACGTCAGTGCAGTACACAAGACTGTAAGCGAAGCAGCCGTTCAGTGtgtgaaagaaggagtacattgGGTCGTTCCAGCAAGCGGTGCTCCTCACCAAATGGCAGAGGCTGATATGTTGTCTCTTTGTTGTGAGACGGCGGTCCAAGTTTCCTACATTGCCAATAGCATAGTCACACTGTGGATATGGTCGCTTTTGAAATATTTCCTCTGGAGTGGTTCCCTCATTCATATTCAGCAAATACAAAAATGCATCTTTATCCTCAAGCCCATGAAGAATAGTGGTGTGGATGGTTCTGGTGTACTCCCAGAAAACTTCCCGCCACTTTGCTGGTGTGGGAAACAAGACACGTGGCAGAAGCATGTGACATCCTACGGTCTTGTCTGTATTTCCAGAAAAATAGCGTCTCAGATTGACTGAGTGCAACTCATGGATGGTGTAGGTGTCCTGCTCAAGTCCTCCTTCTCGTACAAAGTCAACTAGACTTATATTTATTACCGCAGTCATTGCGCTGTTCACTGTGACTCCTTCCTGTTTGCACCGCTTTAAGAAGTTCTGAGTTGTTTCCTTGTCAAGATCTTGCATGACTATCTGATCCTTGGGGTTGGGACCCCTGGACATTGGATAGGCCCGTGGGATGAGTTTCTCTGCATTACGAGACTTATTGGCCTCTTCTATTATGTTTTGTTGGCGATCCTTGTCTTCCCTCAGTTGCTCTGCCATAGCTGTCAGTATGGCTTTGGATTCCTCCCCGTTAGCCAGATTTCCCATTTGGACCTCATCATCGACAGGACTGTCAGCAATCATGTCGTCCAGGATGTGCAAGAGTGACTGTGCGATGAATGTGTTGCTGGTACCATCATTGATACCGTGGTGGTTGGCTAGCAGTAATGTGCGGATGTGAGGAAAGTCACAGGAGGCGATTACATCTGGCTGGGAGGAAGGCAAGGGGGCAGTTGAGGGCAACAGGCGGGCGCACCACAAGGGCCCTTCAGTAGTGGGGAACTTGTATCCGAACAGATCCTCAATGGCTGTGACCACATCTTCCGTTTCTGTCACCTGGGGAACGGAGAATGGTGTTTAGTGTGATGAGTATTTATTCTGTCACAggtactgtacatacatactttgaAGGAAGTGGTAAATGGCATAACATAAAAATATACACGATCACCTGCTGTGAAGCATTCTTTCTGAATATGACAGGTTTGAGTGACCTTCCTGAATCCGCTAATCATACGGCATTGGTAGTAGCCGCCGTCACATCTGTAGGGGTTCAGGATGACAAACGACCTAGTCGTTTACTGACTTTTTGTTTACTCACTTTAATATGGTTAACCTGTAGTGACAATTATTTTAACATCAGCAAGAGGAGTAATTTAACTACAACAGAtcatgtacagtaaaatccctctcatccggcattcgagtatccagcagcttcaagtatccggcacatttttccctgagccttaaaatcaataaaaaatcaatgtgtactcataaaatcgattaaaattcccgcacgaggcatactttgtcctctcgccaccagagcgtactgcttcgtgccacccgcggcccactgcactgtgtttactcagtgactcagtcccacgtgtgcactgtttatcacctgacgccttcatcatgcctaaagttgtagaaaagaggaagcgtgttgtgcttacacttaagcagctgatcagatcagctggtgattaagatcagctgatctttgttatggtaagatgcgtgagtgtagggtggtgattgtggacataatttcacttctattcaagtatccggcaatattcaagtatccggcatgtcggcggtcccgttgatgccggataagagggattttactgtagatgCACATTATAGAAAGAACACAGTTGGATTCCATAATAAAGAAGAGGGCAATATGGTTACCATAATACATAGTAGttgaagcaataataataatagaaactcAAATGCTATACACGTATAATAATTCTCAGAGCACGTTTAATCTTTAGTGGTTACTTAGACAGTTACtttactttctttactttctttactttctttcttgacTCATGTAAAAGACCCTTCGAGGTGCTTTTATCTTTTGTCCACTTTGAAAGCACTTTTAGAAGCAAACTCGCAATTTTTAGTGTTCTTTTAGAAATTAGAAGCAACTTTGAAAGTAATATTTACGTTGAGAATAACTTTTAGCTTTCAAAGTGTTTATTAATATGGGCATTGAGTACATTTTTATTGTGCTTGAAACATCTCACTTGAGTCCAGCTTCAGACACTTGAGATCTGTCCTGACGATTAAAGAGGTTCCTATTTTTGATGTTCAAGATTAATCCTTCAAAATAATATTTCAGCTTTGAGGGCTGTAAGAAACCATTACCAAACACATtcagacacaacacacactgaaTCCTTAAGATACCCTTATTAGAGAATGAAGTAAAACCATATCGAAGAAGTCCTCACAAACGGCGCTTTTAATTTTGCTCGAGTCCGCTatcgtacacacacacctgcttagtgtagtggttagcgcGCTCGGCTCACACCCGGGATGGCCCAGTTTCGAGTCCCGGGCGAGACAAATGGCCGAACCTCCTAATGTGTagccctgttcacctagcagcaagtaggtacaggatgtaatCCGAGGGGTTGGGGTTGTGTCCCGGTATCTGGTGTGTGAGTTGTCTCCGTCCTACCCAAAGCTCGGTCATTATCATAGATGTTTGATTATCATAGATGTTTGcgataacgaaataaaaaaagattatcaCGATAATCGATAAACTGATAACTATAACCTTATCGGTGATAATCGATAAGTTATCACCCAATAAGgtgataactgataaatcgataaatccaaaatttcaataataacgataacaatattgatattttaaataaaagaattgataaatccaaatctttacttttatctttatattcGAAAACTTAGAATAATCgtttaaaaaaattcaaattcattGCTTATCCTGtttcttcactaatgaaaagtactgttttaagtaaaataactacatttgattttgaaattttaacATGATCATGttccaaaaaataaaattatctaTTATTGCTAGTTTGGAACCATAAGTATCGGGTAAACCAGACGAATCGATAACCTGGGAAAAATAATTACCGCATAACCGATAACCAAATATCGTTGTCATGGATGTTTATCGTGATAATTTATCGCGATAGCGCCCACCTATGGTCACTATGAGCTTTGAGGTTTTTCCGCAGGGTAACGGCTGGCTAGGtaaccagcagacgaccgtaggtgaatgacacacacacacacacacacacacacacacacacacacacacacacacacacacacacacacacacacacacacacacacacacacacacacacacacacacacacacacacacacacacacacacacatcacatcacatcacatcacattacacaacacaacacaacacaacacagcacgacacaacacaacacacaccacaccacaccacaccaccacaccacaccacaccacaccacacgacATGACACGACAcagcacttacacacacacacacacacacatcacatcatACAATAcgacacaacaccacaacacaacacaacaaaacacacacacacacacacacacacacacacacacacacacacacaaagatagatagatagatggacagacacacaccactTTGTGTTGTGGTTAGCACGTTCGGTTCCTAATTGACAAGGCCAAAGTTCGAGTCATAGGCGCGGGGAGGTAGATGGACAAGCTTCCTAATTTGGAGTGGATACGAAATGCAAGTCGATgggttgtgaccttgctgtcTCGGCGCGTGGCGCCCCTTACCAAAAGATCGGTTGCTACGAGCTCAACGAGTATTCTTAGAAGCACTCCTAGAATTGCTTTCATCTTCGACTTTGCTCCTAGAAGTTGATcctaaaagcaacttttactttCAAAGTAAAAGTTACTCCTAGGAGTAGAAATGCCGCTAAAGTAGCGGCTTTCTAAATGTAGCAATATTATTTTGAATGAAATCTAACAAGATATTTTGGCTATTTTGGTAGCAGTTTATGTTTGTGAATTAATCTTGAATATTTCTAAGTAATTCTAGGCTATTTCTGAACATTATTAAGAGCGATATGTAATTTCCGGACATGTCGATAATTTGGCGGATGTAAATCAAGCGCCGCTTTCCCTGCTGGGCCAACATGCCACTTGTCTTCTCAAGATAGATACAGAGGACTGCTGTCGGTtcaggtgtgaaaaaaaaaaattagtgcaGTAATGAAACGTTACCCCTTGTAAACctcacagaagaaaaaaaaaaaaaaacataaaacgaaGGATAAAAATGATCCAGGAGTGACTCCAAACAAAAGAAGACTCTGTTTGCCCATCTAAATTAAGTATGTATACATAGTATGCATACATAGTATGTATACTAAGCATGCATACATAGTATGCATACATAGTATGCATACTATGTATGCATGCTTAATTTAGATGGGCAAACAGAGTCTTCTTTTGTTTGGAGTCACTCCTGGATCATTTTTATCCttcgttttatgttttttttttttttttccttctgtgagGTTTACAAGGGGTAACGTTTCATTACTGCACTAATTTTTTTCACACCTATACTATATGCATagtatcactctctctctctctctctctctctctctctctctctctctctctctctctctctctctctctctctctctctctctctctctctctctctctctctctctctcctctgatattatatatatatatatatatatatatatatatatatatatatatatatatatatatatatatatatatatatataatacacacacacacacacacacacacacacacacactcaaagaaaaaaaaaatgaataaataaaaataaagcttgACCAAGGTCATTAGCTCCTTACAGTACGTTGGGGAACAACCTTAATTAATGTTAACAGCAACTAACgttcacattttttcttttttaccgtGGTGGGGTCCTGTCGGTGGAAGGGAAATAATACATAGACATTGCTATATCCTAAAGACGCTAAATTTGACTTAAGGGTATATTGCCTATTTTATGGACGGAAAGCAAAGAAtgatggggaaaaaagagagcatGATGTTTCCCTATTGCGTACCATGCAGGtggtttagaaaaaaaaaaaaaaaaaaaaaaatatatatatatatatatatatatatatatatatatatatatatatatatatatatatatatatatatatatatatatatatatatatatatatataaacagttaTGATCAGAAAGATAGCTGGTCAGAAACAGTGGGTTATAGAATGCTTTTGGTTTAGGTGACATAATACACTATATGCTAGTGACCTTGAGAAGTGCAGCTGGAGTTCTTTTACTGTCTGATATAGTTTCTtgattattcatatttatatttgtgctGTGCCGATTATTATATTtaaatataattttatttcGGTATTATTTGATTATAGGGATTATAGTGATTATAGTGATAATGTTTGGTGTATATTAATGCTAACCAGCCGAAAGAAATTAATGTAACATCCAAAATTACATATATCGGTGTCTCTCAGGAGTGACTGATCAGAGTCGTTGTGCTACAGTAATCAGAAAGTCGTCCACTAGATACCCTCCGGAGGTGTACATATTTGCCTAAGTCTACTGGATCTGACcatatgtacgtgtgtatgtatatatgcatgtcgatgggttgtgaccttgctgtcccGGAGCGTGGCGCCCCTTACCAAAAGATCGGTTGCTACGAGCTCAACGAGTATTCTTAGAAACACTCCTAGAATTGCTTTCATCTTCGACTTTGCTCCTAGAAGTTGATcctaaaagcaacttttactttCACAGTAAAAGTTACTCCTAGGAGTAGAAATGCCGCTAAAGTAGCGGCTTTCTAAATGTAGCAATATTATTTTGAATGAAATCTAACAAGATATTTTGGCTATTTTGGTAGCAGTTTATGTTTGTGAATTAATCTTGAATATTTCTAAGTAATTCTAGGCTATTTCTGAACATTATTAAGAGCGATATGTAATTTCCGGACATGTCGATAATTTGGCGGATGTAAATCAAGCGCCGCTTTCCCTGCTGGGCCAACATGCCACTTGTCTTCTCAAGATAGATACAGAGGACTGCTGTCGGTtcaggtgtgaaaaaaaaaaaattagtgcaGTAATGAAACGTTACCCCTTGTAAACctcacagaagaaaaaaaaaaaaaaacataaaacgaaGGATAAAAATGATCCAGGAGTGACTCCAAACAAAAGAAGAATCTGTTTGCCCATCTAAATTAAGCATGCATACATAGTATGCATACATAGTATGTATACTAAGCATGCATACATAGTATGCATACATAGTATGCATACTATGTATGCATGCTTAATTTAGATGGGCAAACAGAGTCTTCTTTTGTTTGGAGTCACTCCTGGATCATTTTTATCCttcgttttatgtttttttttttttttttttttttccttctgtgagGTTTACAAGGGGTAACGTTTCATTACTGCACTAATTTTTTTCACACCTATACTATATgcatagtatctctctctctctctctctctctctctctctctctctctctctctctctctctctctctctctctctctctctctctctctctctctctctctctctctctctcctctgaccttgtatatatatatatatatatatatatatatatatatatatatatatatatatatatatatatatatatatatatatatatatatatatatatatatatatttaatacacacacacacacacacacacacacacacacacacacacacacacacacacacacacacacacacacacacacacgcacacacacacacacacacacactcaaagaaaaaaaatgaataaataaaaataaagctaGACCAAGGTCATTAGCTCCTTACAGTACGTTGGGGAACAACCTTAATTAATGTTAACAGCAACTAacgttcacatttttttcttttttaccgtGGTGGGGTCCTGTCGGTGGAAGGTAAATAATACATAGACATTGCTATATCCTAAAGACGCTAAATTTGACTTAAGGGTATATTGCCTATTTTATGGACGGAAAGCAAAGAAtgatggggaaaaaagagagcatGATGTTTCCCTATTGCGTACCATGCAGGtggtttagaaaaaaaaaaaaaaaaaaaaaaaaaaatatatatatatatatatatatatatatatatatatatatatatatatatatatatatatatatatatatatatatatatatatatatatatatatatatatatatatatatatatatatatatatatatatatatatatatatatatatatatatatatatgtaaacagtTATGATCAGAAAGATAGCTGGTCAGAAACAGTGAGTTATAGAATGCTTTCGGTTTAGGTGACATAATACACTATATGCTAGTGACCTTGAGAAGTGCAGCTGGAGTTCTTTTACTGTCTGATATAGTTTCTtgattattcatatttatatttgtgctGTGCCGATTATTATATTtaaatataattttatttcGGTATTATTTGATTATAGTGATTATAGTGATTATAGTGATAATGTTTGGTGTATATTAATGCTAACCAGCCGAAAGAAATTAATGTAACATCCAAAATTACATATATCGGTGTCTCTCAGGAGTGACTGATCAGAGTCGTTGTGCTACAGTAATCAGAAAGTCGTCCACTAGATACCCTCCGGAGGTGTACATATTTGCCTAAGTCTACTGGATC
It encodes the following:
- the LOC135106781 gene encoding uncharacterized protein LOC135106781 yields the protein MTGDTSFIWHRPATEVETLFDYANRKGYFVTVYGLSLCSDSPVDDDMMENALKHLFRKVPSLRTCFRNRGDTLWACEMKHERIDFQVTETEDVVTAIEDLFGYKFPTTEGPLWCARLLPSTAPLPSSQPDVIASCDFPHIRTLLLANHHGINDGTSNTFIAQSLLHILDDMIADSPVDDEVQMGNLANGEESKAILTAMAEQLREDKDRQQNIIEEANKSRNAEKLIPRAYPMSRGPNPKDQIVMQDLDKETTQNFLKRCKQEGVTVNSAMTAVINISLVDFVREGGLEQDTYTIHELHSVNLRRYFSGNTDKTVGCHMLLPRVLFPTPAKWREVFWEYTRTIHTTILHGLEDKDAFLYLLNMNEGTTPEEIFQKRPYPQCDYAIGNVGNLDRRLTTKRQHISLCHLVRSTACWNDPMYSFFHTLNGCFAYSLVYCTDVLTREMAKRFLEITFDNLKAIVQL